The genomic window TATCTCTTTCATCATGACTGTTTCCAGTTCATAGATTCCAATAAACCAATTTTTTCGTTTATGATATTCACGAAATGTAGATGTTCCGATCCATTGTATAGTACCTATCCATGAGTTTACAAAGGCTTGTAATCCTTCACCTTCTAGCTTTATTGTTGCTGATTGCACGGTTCCATTTTCGGGACCGGATATTCTTTGGATCACGGTATGATTAAGTTTAATTTGTTTTACTTCTTCTATAAAATATTTTAGAACTATAGCAACCACTTGGCAACATTCTGCCGGACCTCTTCCCGCCGTTATTTGTATAATTTTTTGTTTCATTTTACTATTTGTAATTATTTGTCCATTCGCACAATTTTAGGAGTAAACCTTCCTAATATTTCTACTAATTCTTTTTGATTTGCCATTACTTTATGAATATTTTTATAGGCCATGGGTGCTTCGTCAATACCTCCACCCACTAAGGTGACTTCATGAGCTTTCAGCTCTTTTTTTATCTCACTTCGGGTCAAGGTTTCTTTACATTTTCTCCTTGATAATAACCTTCCAGCTCCGTGTGATGCAGATTGCAAACTTTTTTCGTTTCCCAATCCTCTCACTATAAAACCGGGAGCAGTCATCGATCCGGGTATAATACCTAATTCTCCTTTGGCGGCGGGAGTAGCACCTTTTCTATGAACAATACACTCTTCTCCATTGACTTTTTGTTTCCAAGCAAAATTGTGATGATTCTCAATTTTAACGATAGGCTTTGAACCTAACAACTTGGCAATCCTGGCATGTATATCATCATGACATGCTTTTGCATAATCGCCAGCTAGATTCATTGCTAACCAATACTCCTGGCCATCATGAGTGTTTAAATCCAACCAAGCTAACTGTTGTACATGTTTTGGCAACGGACACTGTTTTGTTGCCAAATAAGTATAGTGTTTCGCAATATTGGCACCTAATCCCCTGGATCCGCTATGTGATAATAGTCCGAGGTATTCTCCTGTCGGTAAATCCCATTCATTATCGCTTTCCGTAATGGAAACGGTGCCAAACTCTACAAAATGATTTCCTCCCCCAGAAGTTCCTAATTGCTTGTATGCTTTGTCTTTTAATCTTTTTACAAAAGGAATGGTATTAAATTCATTTCGTTCAAAAATTTCATGATCGTGCTTTACCCTATGCGTTTCATACATTCCAAACTTTGTATGCTCAGAGAGTATGTTCTCTAGCTGATGTTTTTTTCCTTTTAAATAAGAAACAGCAATGGGATATATGGTAAGGCACATTCTACAACCAATGTCAACTCCTACTCCATAAGGAATCACCGAATTTTTTGTAGCTAATACGCCACCAATCGGTAAACCATACCCTGTATGTGCATCAGGCATTAAAGCTCCGGCGACAGCAACTGGTAATTTTAAAGCATCAAATAATTGGTACTTAGCTTGATCTTCAATCTCATTTTCTCCAAAAATCTGAAAGGGGGATCGAATCGCTTTTAAAACTTGCTTTTTCACCTCGACAGGGTTTACTAAACTCTCTGCGATCTTTCCCCAAACTCCATTACCTTGGTAGGCTTCTGGATTGACTAATACCTTTTTGGCCTCTATTAATATTTGTTCTTTTTTTACTCGTTTATGATATCGATTAATATAACCTAAGGTCACATTAATACTATTGTTTTTTGGAAAGCCCAATTTGATAAGGTCTTTTCCACTTAGTTTCTTTCCCATGTTTATAGGTTGTGATATTATTTAATAATGAAAATTCATTATTACTAAAAATGATATATTACATTTCGGAAATTAGAACTAAGGCATTGACAGGAAATTCCTGAAAAAGTAGAAAATAAAAAATCCGAAACTTTTTGTGCTTCGGACTTCTTGATATCTCTAATAAAAGATTAGTTATAAGTGAAGTCCCGAAGCATACTCAAAAAAAGACCTAGTCCCTTTGGAGTCGTAGTAAGTTGCTTTATAAAAGTCATTGTACTTCGGTTTTATAGATTATTCTTAATTTTTTTTGTACACTAATGCTGAATAAGATTAGTGTAACAATTCTATTTTATTGCGATGCAAATATGAAAGAAGTTTTTGAACTATCCAAACAAATTTTTAAATTAATTAACTGATTATTAAATATTTATATAAATTTTAGCCAAAATAATCCCTGTCCGTTTTCCAACGGATATCAGCTTTTCCGGTAATCAATTGTTATGCTGAATTTTATTTTTCAAATGACATTTGATCTGATTGTAATAGTTTTCAAAAAAAATCAATAAAAAAAGCGTCCAATTTCTTGAACGCCCTGTTTATATATCTTATTTCTAATTTACTACCTAAAATCGTTATTAGAAAACAGCTTTTTAGCGTCCTGTATGTGCGGTAAAAATGATAACATAGGCGAAAAATTTGTTTTTCAGTTCGTAATTCGAGTGCAAATATGGGATTATTTATTTAATTGACAAATTCATTTCCTTTTGTAATCTACTTAAAAAATTTTCAGCTATTAAAATTTTGTTGGCATTTAACTTCAGATTTTTTTCTTGAGTTTCATATTTTTTAATATGCTCATCGTGAAGTGGAAATGGAAACCTTCCAGCCCAACTCATAAAAGGTTCTAAATTTATTAGTACATCTTTTTCTTCTGAAGAAAAACATACGTCATACAACTTCATTATATCAAATATATTATGCCCATTACCGCTCCACTTTTTCCTCAATTGTCTAAAATTTTGGATTTTATTACTTTCAATTTTATCCAATTCTTTAAATAGAACATAAGCTTTTACCATAGTTTCGATTGAAGCTGCGTAAATAAGGTTTGTGGAATTAAAAAGTCCTAACATCGTGTTTCTATCTTTTTCCGAACTTTTTAAATTCATTTGTTTTTGAAATAACTTAAGATTTTCCTTTCCAGCTATACTAAGAGATATTGAATGATCTACCCATATCATATAGTCAAGTGATTTTCTTCGTTCCATTTAATTTTTTCTATCATTTAAGTTATTTTCTTCTCCTTTTCTTTTTACGCCAAGGTGCATTTTTTTGCCAGTCCCCTGCCATGATGCATCCATAAGGTAGTACTTCATCTATAACTGTTCCTAAACCAAATTCACCCATTTGATTTCTCACTGTTTTTGCGTTCTTATAGGCACTTGGTAATTCAGTAATATCAATTTCATTTGAAAAAAACCGAATGTCTAAGCCTTTTGTTTCTTCAATAAATATTTCTTGAGTAGTACCCGTTTTACTTTTTCGATGCTGTGTTCTACTCATATTACGCCCGGCTCCATGCGGTGCAAAACCAAGATTTGAATTTGTAGTTTCGCCATTCACAATTAACACAGGTTCTGACATATTTAAAGGAATCAACCTGGGTCCGGTAATGTCCGGCATAAACTTGGGATCTAAGGGAGTCGCCCCTTTAGCATGATAAAACAAGTCGTTATCTTTAAAAACAAAATTATGCTCGTTCCAATATCTATCCTCAGCTTCAACTAATAATGCATTTAACGTTGCATTATGAATGACTTCATGGTTTGTTTTTGTCCATTTTCTGATAATCTGCAAAGCTTCCCAGTAGCTCTGCCCTTCCTCGGTATCAAAAGGAATCCATGCATTTTGTTTTAATGTTTCCGGTGATAATTCTTTTCTGAAACGTTCAGCTATTTTCATTCCCCGGGTATATAAATTAGCTCCCGGCCCCCTGGATCCGTGATGTGTAACCATCATGGTATTGCCTGTTTTTTTTGATTTACCAACAAATAGAAAATGATTTCCATCTCCTTGTGTTCCCAAGTGCGCCCTTGCCGCCTGAATCATTTTTTCGTTATTTAAAAAATAATTCCCTTCAAAATCTTTTAATAATGCTGACGGAAATCGAAATTGCGTATTTCGATCCCTTCCACCCGGGCCAAAATGTGTATTTTGGTGTGCCGCATCCAAAACTTTTTTGGGATCAGCTTTTCCAAAATCAGTTAACATGACCGAACAACAAATATCAGCACTATGCATCCCAGGATGAATCGCATTTTTAGCTACGGCTACTCCACCTACCGGAATAGTACCGTTGGGTCCGGTAGGACAAGCGTCCGGCATGATAGCTCCTTCAACTAAGGTGGGTGTTTTCATCAAGGTTTCCATAGAAGCCACTACCGAATTTACGTTGCTTTCTTCCAGCTCGTTTTCTGCTTTGATATTCATATGAAAAGGTGCCGGCTGTTTCTTTAAATGTTGAACTGGTCCGGGTCTGAATTGTTCTAAATAGGAATGTAAAGCTTCGTCTTTTAGTTGGTTAGTATTGATATATTCAATGGCTTCCGGAAACCATTTTCCAGAAGTAAATCCCATTTCAATTAATGTTTTTCCTGTTATATTCATTTTATTTTTCATAATTCTCATTTCGTAAGCCCCGCCGACTCCTCGTTCGACGGAGCGATTCCTAAACCAATGTTGTTTTTAATTCTGGTACAAATATTAAATGTATGTACGCAATGATTTTGCGTAGATTATATTTATTTGTAGTATTCTTTTTTTAAATCTAACCTGGCATCAATATTTTTAGCTATTTCATATATACTTTTAAAGTAAGGCATAGCGATTTGTGAACATTTTTCTCTTTGTATTTCTGATTGTATTACAGGATCTTTTGTTGAAACACTTATTTCTTTATGAATTGAAACTTCTTTATTAATTCTTT from Aquimarina sp. ERC-38 includes these protein-coding regions:
- a CDS encoding RtcB family protein, which translates into the protein MGKKLSGKDLIKLGFPKNNSINVTLGYINRYHKRVKKEQILIEAKKVLVNPEAYQGNGVWGKIAESLVNPVEVKKQVLKAIRSPFQIFGENEIEDQAKYQLFDALKLPVAVAGALMPDAHTGYGLPIGGVLATKNSVIPYGVGVDIGCRMCLTIYPIAVSYLKGKKHQLENILSEHTKFGMYETHRVKHDHEIFERNEFNTIPFVKRLKDKAYKQLGTSGGGNHFVEFGTVSITESDNEWDLPTGEYLGLLSHSGSRGLGANIAKHYTYLATKQCPLPKHVQQLAWLDLNTHDGQEYWLAMNLAGDYAKACHDDIHARIAKLLGSKPIVKIENHHNFAWKQKVNGEECIVHRKGATPAAKGELGIIPGSMTAPGFIVRGLGNEKSLQSASHGAGRLLSRRKCKETLTRSEIKKELKAHEVTLVGGGIDEAPMAYKNIHKVMANQKELVEILGRFTPKIVRMDK
- a CDS encoding RtcB family protein, with protein sequence MNITGKTLIEMGFTSGKWFPEAIEYINTNQLKDEALHSYLEQFRPGPVQHLKKQPAPFHMNIKAENELEESNVNSVVASMETLMKTPTLVEGAIMPDACPTGPNGTIPVGGVAVAKNAIHPGMHSADICCSVMLTDFGKADPKKVLDAAHQNTHFGPGGRDRNTQFRFPSALLKDFEGNYFLNNEKMIQAARAHLGTQGDGNHFLFVGKSKKTGNTMMVTHHGSRGPGANLYTRGMKIAERFRKELSPETLKQNAWIPFDTEEGQSYWEALQIIRKWTKTNHEVIHNATLNALLVEAEDRYWNEHNFVFKDNDLFYHAKGATPLDPKFMPDITGPRLIPLNMSEPVLIVNGETTNSNLGFAPHGAGRNMSRTQHRKSKTGTTQEIFIEETKGLDIRFFSNEIDITELPSAYKNAKTVRNQMGEFGLGTVIDEVLPYGCIMAGDWQKNAPWRKKKRRRK